The Myxococcota bacterium DNA segment GTGCCGCTGCGCTTCGCGCTCACCGACCTCGCGTCGGACCCGCCGCGCGAGGCCTGGCTGAGTCGGCACCCGGGCGTCGAGGTCGTGTTCGACCAGTCCCGGGCCTCGGGCCGCGGCTACTACACCGACGTGTGTTTCAAGATCCACGCGCACCACGGCGGAGAATGGCTCGAGCTCGGCGACGGCGGCGGCGTCGACTGGACCCGAAAGCTGCTCGCCAACGCCAAGGAGCGGCTCGTGATCAGCGGCATTTCGAGCGAGCGGATCTGCGCAATCGCTGCGGCGTGATAGGATCGAGAGCATGACGACCGACTTCGCGGAAGGTCCACTCACTGGCATCCGCATCCTCGATCTCTCGCGCGTGATCGCGGGGCCGTACGTCGGGCGGCTGTGCACGGACCTGGGTGCCGAGGTGATCAAGGTCGAGCCGCCCGAGGGCGACGACGCGCGCTCGATCGCGCCGCGCCACGACCGCGGTCAGTCGTGGCTGCTCCAGTTCTCGAACGTGGGCAAGCGCTCGATCGTGCTCGACCTGGGCAAGCCCGGCGCGCGCGAGGTGGTGCTGGCGCTCGCGGCCGTGTCCGACGCCGTGATCGAGAACTTCCGGCCCGGCGTCGCCGAGCGGCTGGGCATCGGCTTCGGCGCGATCCAGAGCGTGAATCCGCGCGCAGTGGTGTTGTCGGTGAACGGCTTCGGCACCGGCTCGGCGTGGAGTGACCGGCGCGCGTACGCGCCGATCGTGCACGCCATCACGGGTCTCTTGCGCGACCGCGGCCAGCACGCGCAGGTGCCGTCGCAGCCGCGCATCGCCTACTCCGACGTGCTCACCGCGCTGCACGCGGCGGTGGCGCTGCTGGCGGCCCTGCGCATGGCCGAGGCGACCGGCCGCGGCCAGCACGTCGAGGTGCCGATGTTCGACGCCACGCTCGCGAGTCACAGCGAGGCCGGCAACGTGTTGATCGAGCCGCCGGACGACCGGGTGATGAATCCGATCTTCGACGCGGGCCCGCACGGCTGGATCGCGGTGGGCGGCGCCGCGCAGCACGTGTGGGCGCTCATGACTGCCGCGTTCCCGGCCGAGCTGCCCGACCCCACGCCGCCGGGTGCCGCGCTCGCAGAGAAGGCCGCGGCGCGACACGACGCGGTGGCGCGCTTTCTCGCGGCGCAGCCCTCGCTCGACGCGGCGCTTGAGAGGCTGGCGCGCGCGAAGCTCGCGGCCGCGCCGGTGGTCACGCCCAGGGAAGCCCTCACGGGCGCGCTGGCGCGCGAGCGCGATCTGCTCGTGGAAGTCGATGACCGCCGCGGCGGCACGCGGCCGGTGGTGCGCGCCCCCGCCCGCTTCTCGGCCAGCAAGAACGAGGTCCGCGGGCCGGCCCCGCGCCCCGGCGAGCACGGCGCCGAGATCCTGCGCGAGCTCCTGGGCTTCGACGAGGCGCGTGTGCGCCAACTCACCGAGTCCGGGGCGCTGCTCTTTCCCGAGGGCG contains these protein-coding regions:
- a CDS encoding CoA transferase; its protein translation is MTTDFAEGPLTGIRILDLSRVIAGPYVGRLCTDLGAEVIKVEPPEGDDARSIAPRHDRGQSWLLQFSNVGKRSIVLDLGKPGAREVVLALAAVSDAVIENFRPGVAERLGIGFGAIQSVNPRAVVLSVNGFGTGSAWSDRRAYAPIVHAITGLLRDRGQHAQVPSQPRIAYSDVLTALHAAVALLAALRMAEATGRGQHVEVPMFDATLASHSEAGNVLIEPPDDRVMNPIFDAGPHGWIAVGGAAQHVWALMTAAFPAELPDPTPPGAALAEKAAARHDAVARFLAAQPSLDAALERLARAKLAAAPVVTPREALTGALARERDLLVEVDDRRGGTRPVVRAPARFSASKNEVRGPAPRPGEHGAEILRELLGFDEARVRQLTESGALLFPEGERGRT